ATCGAGGACGAACTGGGGGGCGCGACTTCCCCCGGGGACGTGGACCTCGGGGGAGAGGATCAGCCCTTTGACATCCTCCAGAAGTCCCTCCTGGAAGCTGACATCACGGAGCAGACGTTGGTGCAGGAGGCCTTGCTGGACTCCCAGCCGGCCCCCACTCTAGTGCAGGCTCCCGGtcccttttcctcccagctggtCTCGGGGGGTTACGGAGGTGGGGTGGGCGTGGTGACCACGGCGACGGCCGCGTTCCCTGCCGGACAGTTCCTCCAGGGAATGTCCTCGCTGCCCAATGGCTCCGCCCAGCACATTCAGGTGTTGGGCTCTTTCGGGGGGAGCGGCGGCGTGATGACTCTGAGCAGCTTGGAAAGAACCCCTCAGCTCGTGCTAAGGCCGGGCGCAACCGTGGCTCCGGGTGGGAACGCGACAGGGGGGCAGGTGTTTGCCCCTACGCAGGGGCAGGTAGGCCAAGTCAGCCTACCTTTCAAAAACATCCCCCTTCAAAACATCATCATCCAGAGAAGCCCGGGAGGGACCCAGACTCTGGTCAGACCAATCCAGCCTAAACCTCTTCAAGCCGGGGCTCAGACTGTCTATAGCCTTGGTCTTCAGCCCACTCCCGCCTCCATGGCTAATGTAGTGAACGCTAACACTGCTGCTCCAGGGGGGCAGTACACAGCTAATGGCTCCATTGTAGTGCAGCCTCCTCTGGAGCAGCAACAAGCGCAGGCCCAGACGAACATGCAACCCGGACAGTTCTTGCTTCCCAGCTCCTTGTCGCTCACTCCGCCCAACAGCATCCACAACGGCCCCGTGGACCCCAACTCAAGCACCCTGATAACCAGTCAAAACACAGTGCAGATCGTCGCAGGGCAGAACTTCACCTCCCCACAAGGCGGTCAGTTAATTTTGAACCCGGGAGTGGTGAGCGGGGGTCAGGTTGGAGGAGGTGTGACTCAGACATGGACCGGAGTATCTTGTGCGAGCACCACGCCCGTACAGACATCGTGTGCTCCTGGGCGACTGACTCTGGTTGGCCCGGCGACAGTAGGGATCGGAGGTCAGGGCCAAGTGTCAGCTGGTCCTGTACAGCGCCTTCTAGTGACTACAACTCAGAATTGCACTTCTTTGTCCCCTTTAACTGGGAGTGTGACACAGGAACAAGACTACAAACAGGTATAATCAAAAGTTACCGGTGGCATTTCTTTCATTGTCATTCTGTTAGTTTTGCATTTACATGATTTCTTTGTAACCTGCTGTTTGATTgacacagcttctttttttttttggtttgtagAATTCTTCTTCACCTGCCCTCAACCAGACACATCTGAGCAGCATCCATGGTAACAAAGGCTTTGATGATGTtgcactgtgtgttgtgtttttgcatctGCGGTGTTTTGACCTACTATGgttgctttgttgtttgtatCATCCCTCTTAGCCATGAAAACCATGACGCAAGATTCAACGCTAAACTCAGAGGTACATTAACTACACATTAGTTCTGCATGGAAATAAATACAGGAAAGGTAATTGTGTTAACttttgtacactttttttttttttataggcaCAGAAGAGGCCTGCCCTTCCACCACTTACAAGAAGCGGAATGTAAGTCTCTTCACATACTATGCACTGTTCAGATTTTATCACTTCTACGGTTGAACAACATCT
This window of the Mugil cephalus isolate CIBA_MC_2020 chromosome 16, CIBA_Mcephalus_1.1, whole genome shotgun sequence genome carries:
- the bicral gene encoding BRD4-interacting chromatin-remodeling complex-associated protein-like — protein: MDDEDDRHLLDILGDVDALNDYLHGSNSKSIEEDDVTNAAYGSDASFFGSDTTSSNTGLKDGSSTMGDFGEDSATAGLQLSSSLSFIEDELGGATSPGDVDLGGEDQPFDILQKSLLEADITEQTLVQEALLDSQPAPTLVQAPGPFSSQLVSGGYGGGVGVVTTATAAFPAGQFLQGMSSLPNGSAQHIQVLGSFGGSGGVMTLSSLERTPQLVLRPGATVAPGGNATGGQVFAPTQGQVGQVSLPFKNIPLQNIIIQRSPGGTQTLVRPIQPKPLQAGAQTVYSLGLQPTPASMANVVNANTAAPGGQYTANGSIVVQPPLEQQQAQAQTNMQPGQFLLPSSLSLTPPNSIHNGPVDPNSSTLITSQNTVQIVAGQNFTSPQGGQLILNPGVVSGGQVGGGVTQTWTGVSCASTTPVQTSCAPGRLTLVGPATVGIGGQGQVSAGPVQRLLVTTTQNCTSLSPLTGSVTQEQDYKQNSSSPALNQTHLSSIHAMKTMTQDSTLNSEAQKRPALPPLTRSGMFLQHLRKDHAGVQTPDRRQFTSIDDALLRLLPYHVFQGAPPSQDEFSQVDEEFEVVATQVLKRTQAMVNKYRRLLMVEAERSSPSSEMVMIDRTFNQEERSNLTQDKRMVLVDPDSFLEDFCCGMKSKRFKDPPPPQSMPSSDQSDRGSTEPPYRTDSQPAFGDPGGGGAAGPSSTERLQPTHAENKSVLELKKLQQRYGPSSGGNSNNNSLVAANSYPQGKPSSFAAASGAQSQFNSYSPELTSPPHPDTDSALEAAVNSILEC